Proteins encoded together in one Chryseobacterium taklimakanense window:
- a CDS encoding ABC-F family ATP-binding cassette domain-containing protein, which produces MLTVSNLSLQFGKRVLFDDVNIMFTKGNCYGIIGANGAGKSTFLKILTGKQEPTTGHVSLEPGKRMSVLEQDHFAYDNYTVLETVLRGNKKLFEIKEEMDALYAKPDFSDEDGIKAGELGVIYDEMGGWNAESDAQTMLSNVGIKDEMHWQMMSELENKDKVKVLLAQVLFGNPDVLILDEPTNDLDIDTISWLEDFLADYENTVIVVSHDRHFLDTVCTHIGDLDYSKLNLYTGNYSFWYQASQLATRQRQQANKKAEEKKKELQDFIARFSSNVAKAKQATARKKMIDKLNIEDIKPTSRRYPAIIFETEREAGDQILEVKDLEKTKDGELLFSNVDFKLKKGDKVAVISKNSLAVSEFFEIISGNQKADKGEYMWGVTTTQSYMPLDNTEFFQDKNLNLVDWLRQFTKNDEERHEEYMRGFLGKMLFSGDEALKSSTVLSGGEKMRCMFSRMMLQRANVLLLDEPTNHLDLESITTLNNSLVNFKGNILLASHDHEMLQTVCNRIIELTPKGVIDRDMTYDEYLADKKIKELQQQMYS; this is translated from the coding sequence ATGTTAACAGTATCAAATCTATCATTACAGTTCGGAAAGAGGGTGCTTTTTGACGACGTGAACATCATGTTTACCAAAGGGAACTGCTACGGGATTATTGGCGCTAATGGTGCCGGTAAATCAACTTTCCTTAAAATATTAACCGGAAAACAGGAACCAACAACCGGCCACGTTTCATTGGAGCCGGGCAAAAGAATGTCCGTACTGGAGCAGGATCACTTTGCTTACGACAACTACACCGTTCTGGAAACAGTTTTAAGAGGAAATAAAAAGCTTTTTGAAATCAAGGAAGAAATGGATGCCCTCTATGCAAAACCCGACTTTTCGGATGAAGACGGAATCAAAGCGGGCGAGCTTGGCGTGATCTATGATGAAATGGGCGGCTGGAATGCAGAATCTGATGCACAGACCATGCTTTCAAATGTAGGGATTAAAGACGAAATGCACTGGCAGATGATGAGCGAGCTTGAAAACAAAGACAAGGTAAAAGTCCTTTTGGCACAGGTGCTTTTCGGAAATCCTGATGTTTTGATTCTCGATGAACCGACCAACGACCTGGACATCGACACTATTTCATGGCTTGAAGATTTCCTTGCAGATTACGAAAACACCGTCATTGTGGTTTCGCACGACCGTCACTTTTTAGATACAGTTTGTACGCATATCGGTGACCTGGATTACTCAAAGCTCAACCTTTACACCGGAAACTATTCTTTCTGGTACCAGGCTTCACAGCTGGCCACCAGACAAAGGCAGCAAGCGAATAAAAAAGCCGAGGAAAAGAAGAAGGAATTGCAGGATTTCATCGCGAGATTCAGCTCCAACGTCGCAAAAGCAAAACAGGCAACGGCCAGAAAAAAGATGATCGACAAGCTGAATATTGAAGATATCAAGCCGACATCAAGACGCTACCCTGCAATTATTTTTGAAACCGAAAGAGAAGCCGGCGACCAGATTCTGGAGGTTAAGGATTTAGAAAAAACCAAAGACGGCGAACTGCTCTTTTCAAACGTTGATTTCAAACTTAAGAAAGGCGACAAAGTAGCGGTTATTTCAAAAAATTCATTGGCAGTGTCCGAGTTTTTTGAAATCATTTCAGGAAATCAAAAAGCAGACAAAGGCGAATATATGTGGGGCGTAACCACAACCCAGTCATATATGCCGCTCGACAATACCGAATTCTTCCAGGATAAAAACCTCAACCTTGTGGACTGGCTAAGACAGTTTACCAAAAACGATGAAGAAAGACACGAGGAGTATATGAGAGGTTTCCTCGGGAAAATGCTTTTTTCAGGTGATGAAGCCTTAAAATCGAGCACCGTACTTTCCGGAGGTGAAAAAATGCGCTGCATGTTCAGCCGCATGATGCTGCAAAGAGCAAACGTTCTGCTTTTAGATGAACCGACCAATCACCTTGACCTTGAAAGCATCACCACCTTGAACAACTCTTTGGTAAATTTCAAAGGAAATATTTTGCTGGCGTCGCATGACCACGAAATGCTTCAGACGGTTTGTAACAGAATCATTGAACTGACTCCGAAAGGTGTGATCGACAGAGATATGACATACGACGAATATCTTGCAGACAAAAAAATCAAGGAACTTCAGCAGCAGATGTACTCATAA
- the smpB gene encoding SsrA-binding protein SmpB — MKIEKTVNILNKRARFEYEILEQIEAGIVLTGTEIKSLRSSKASITESFCQFIDGELYIINMMIDEYKLGTFYNHQTKRERKLLLHKKELQKFQRKLKDAGNTIIPLKLYINEKGYAKLQIALARGKKLFDKRESIKDRENKRTLDRIRKVG, encoded by the coding sequence ATGAAGATTGAAAAGACTGTAAATATATTAAATAAAAGAGCCCGGTTTGAATACGAGATCCTTGAACAAATAGAGGCTGGGATTGTGCTTACAGGAACCGAAATAAAGTCGCTAAGATCTTCAAAGGCATCCATCACGGAGAGCTTCTGCCAGTTTATAGATGGGGAGCTGTATATCATTAATATGATGATCGATGAGTATAAGCTTGGAACTTTTTACAATCATCAAACCAAAAGGGAACGGAAGTTGCTGCTGCACAAAAAAGAATTGCAGAAATTTCAAAGAAAACTTAAAGATGCCGGTAATACTATAATTCCATTAAAGCTTTATATCAACGAGAAGGGCTACGCTAAACTGCAGATTGCGCTTGCCAGAGGTAAGAAGTTGTTTGATAAAAGAGAAAGTATTAAGGATAGAGAAAATAAGCGCACCCTCGACAGAATCCGAAAAGTTGGTTAA
- a CDS encoding OmpA family protein, which yields MKNLKLGISALALTVASTVFAQTSNNPWLIGVGAHAENHVAAGGKVGDVFEQAFGGKQLYNINNFTITPPLSKLTVARHLTGPLVLDWQTTVGNVDNKRLGMGKEFMLMTGLGLQLKANSLWNEESWFDPYLRVGANYLRHDYSGQSNAVNEDGENIGANHFALATGLGSNFWLTKNFGLGIQGDYVSTPGDKATAANFWQAGASLLFRFGQTDRDKDGILDKDDLCPDTPGLPEFQGCPDTDGDGVPDKDDQCPDVAGPVENNGCPWPDTDGDGVVDKDDQCPTVAGPAENNGCPWPDTDNDGILDKDDACPTVPGLAQYNGCPKPQSAYAEEATVALQDILFNFNKSTLRPESKPKLDAAAEIIKSSNGGTFLITGHTDKKGSEAYNLNLSRRRAASVVAALESRGVSANQLKSKGVGEAEAVVDEKASDAERMKDRKVVVSAVDAAAWDAIKKRDY from the coding sequence ATGAAAAATCTAAAATTAGGAATTTCAGCATTGGCACTTACTGTAGCCTCTACTGTGTTTGCTCAGACTAGCAACAATCCGTGGTTAATCGGAGTTGGTGCTCACGCGGAGAATCACGTAGCAGCTGGTGGTAAAGTTGGAGACGTTTTCGAACAGGCGTTTGGAGGCAAGCAATTGTATAACATCAATAATTTTACAATCACTCCGCCACTTTCAAAATTAACGGTTGCTAGACACCTAACCGGACCTCTTGTACTTGACTGGCAGACTACTGTTGGTAACGTTGATAACAAGAGACTTGGTATGGGTAAAGAATTCATGCTAATGACCGGTCTTGGTCTTCAGTTGAAAGCTAACTCTCTTTGGAACGAGGAATCTTGGTTCGATCCATACTTAAGAGTTGGTGCAAACTATTTAAGACACGATTACAGTGGTCAATCCAACGCAGTGAATGAGGATGGTGAAAACATCGGTGCTAATCACTTTGCACTTGCAACAGGTTTAGGATCCAACTTTTGGTTGACTAAGAACTTCGGTCTTGGCATCCAGGGAGATTATGTTTCCACACCTGGTGACAAAGCTACTGCTGCAAACTTCTGGCAAGCAGGTGCATCTCTATTATTTAGATTTGGACAAACTGACAGAGATAAAGACGGTATCCTAGATAAAGACGATCTATGTCCAGATACTCCAGGTTTACCTGAGTTCCAAGGATGTCCTGATACTGACGGTGACGGAGTTCCAGATAAAGACGATCAATGTCCAGATGTTGCTGGTCCGGTTGAAAACAACGGTTGCCCTTGGCCAGATACTGACGGCGATGGCGTAGTAGACAAAGATGATCAGTGTCCTACTGTTGCTGGTCCTGCAGAAAACAATGGTTGCCCTTGGCCAGATACTGATAATGACGGTATTCTAGATAAAGATGATGCTTGTCCTACAGTTCCGGGTCTTGCTCAATACAACGGATGTCCTAAGCCACAATCTGCTTACGCGGAGGAAGCTACAGTAGCACTTCAGGATATTTTGTTCAACTTCAACAAGTCTACGCTAAGACCAGAATCTAAGCCAAAATTGGATGCTGCTGCGGAAATCATTAAATCTTCTAACGGTGGTACATTCCTAATTACAGGTCACACAGATAAAAAAGGTTCTGAAGCTTATAACCTAAACCTGTCTAGAAGAAGAGCTGCTTCTGTAGTTGCTGCACTAGAATCTAGAGGTGTAAGCGCAAACCAACTGAAATCTAAAGGTGTTGGTGAAGCTGAGGCTGTGGTAGATGAGAAAGCATCTGATGCTGAAAGAATGAAAGACAGAAAAGTTGTTGTAAGCGCTGTAGATGCTGCTGCTTGGGACGCTATCAAAAAGAGAGATTACTAA
- a CDS encoding YebC/PmpR family DNA-binding transcriptional regulator: protein MGRAFEYRKASKLARWDKMAKTFSKIGKDIALAVKAGGPDPESNPALRRCIQNAKGANMPKDNVERAIKKASGADAENYEEVTYEGYGQGGVAFFVECTTNNPTRTVANVRAVFNKFDGNLGKNGELAFIFDRKGIFSIDKSLIKMDWDDFEMEMIDGGAEEIDADDEEVMVTTAFEDFGPLSHKLDELGIEVKSAELQRIPNNTKEVSEDQFRANMKMLERFEEDDDVQNVYHNMEITDDLLEKI, encoded by the coding sequence ATGGGACGCGCATTCGAGTACAGGAAAGCTTCTAAATTGGCACGTTGGGATAAAATGGCCAAGACATTTTCTAAAATCGGTAAAGATATAGCTTTAGCAGTAAAAGCCGGGGGTCCTGATCCGGAATCCAATCCCGCACTAAGAAGGTGTATCCAAAATGCCAAAGGTGCGAATATGCCGAAGGACAACGTGGAAAGGGCAATTAAAAAAGCAAGCGGTGCAGATGCTGAAAACTATGAAGAGGTCACTTACGAAGGATACGGACAGGGCGGCGTAGCTTTTTTCGTGGAATGTACAACCAATAATCCTACGAGAACCGTGGCCAACGTAAGGGCTGTGTTCAATAAGTTTGATGGAAATTTGGGTAAGAACGGTGAGCTTGCTTTCATATTCGATAGAAAAGGTATTTTCAGCATCGATAAATCGCTGATAAAAATGGATTGGGATGATTTCGAAATGGAAATGATTGACGGCGGTGCAGAAGAAATAGATGCCGATGATGAAGAAGTAATGGTAACTACGGCATTTGAAGATTTTGGTCCCTTATCCCATAAATTGGATGAACTAGGAATCGAAGTAAAAAGTGCAGAACTGCAGCGAATACCGAATAATACAAAAGAGGTTTCCGAAGATCAGTTCAGGGCTAATATGAAAATGCTGGAACGCTTCGAGGAAGATGATGACGTGCAAAACGTTTATCATAACATGGAAATTACAGACGATCTTCTAGAAAAGATCTAA
- a CDS encoding GNAT family N-acetyltransferase, with translation MTFENNKSGNGGVISLNKENEEVGRLTYTVFPDDQKLIISYVLVHPKFEGRGMGKFLVEESIKFARENNWKVYPHCSYARSVMNRMQDAQDILIR, from the coding sequence ATGACATTTGAAAACAATAAATCCGGTAATGGCGGCGTAATTAGCCTCAATAAAGAAAATGAAGAAGTAGGAAGATTAACTTATACCGTATTTCCTGATGACCAGAAACTCATCATTTCTTATGTTCTGGTACATCCAAAATTTGAAGGACGCGGAATGGGCAAATTTTTAGTTGAGGAAAGTATAAAATTCGCGCGGGAAAATAACTGGAAGGTTTACCCACATTGCTCATATGCAAGATCGGTAATGAACAGGATGCAGGATGCACAGGATATTTTGATACGATAA
- a CDS encoding OsmC family protein: protein MKITLNRINDDFLFECTNTAGNSILLDNTSQPGAKGVSPMESVLMAVAGCSGIDMVSILKKQRQNVTKFSAEVEGERIQVDDAKPFKSILVKFFVDGDVDPAKAQKAAQLSFEKYCSVSKTLEPNVTVNYEVTVNGEKV from the coding sequence ATGAAAATCACCTTAAACCGCATTAACGACGATTTTTTGTTTGAATGCACCAACACTGCAGGAAATTCTATTCTTTTGGATAACACCTCCCAACCCGGAGCCAAAGGCGTTTCCCCAATGGAAAGCGTACTGATGGCAGTTGCCGGATGCAGCGGGATTGATATGGTTTCGATCCTGAAAAAACAGAGGCAAAACGTTACCAAATTTTCAGCGGAGGTAGAAGGCGAAAGAATCCAGGTTGATGATGCCAAACCTTTTAAGTCGATTTTGGTAAAATTCTTCGTAGATGGCGATGTAGATCCTGCTAAAGCGCAAAAAGCCGCTCAACTTTCCTTTGAAAAATACTGCTCTGTTTCCAAAACTTTGGAACCGAATGTTACGGTAAACTACGAGGTAACGGTGAACGGAGAGAAGGTATAG
- a CDS encoding MGH1-like glycoside hydrolase domain-containing protein → MNAEQERLQNPDWKTWGPYVSNRQWGTVREDYSPNGNAWGYTTYEEALSRNYRWSEDGIAGICDYKQRLCFAFSFWNKKDKFIKERFFGLSNYQGNHGEDIKEIFYYLDSTPTHSYMKMVYKYPINEFPYQDLIEENGRRTKQDQEYELADTGIFDDDEYFDIFIEYAKINHDDILIRVTVANRSGKKAPLVLLPTLWYRNNWAWGYGNYRPQLKSSASGKIDIEHEALAIKNFYARDAAVEAFFCENETNSQKIFGIPSENKFFKDGINDYITKGLDKINPEKEGTKAAFCIDTEIEAGESKTFDFRLSPHEMDNAFYDFDEVLRLRKEESDLFYDEIQCEITDEDEKNVQRQAFAGLLWNKQFYHYNVSKWLKGDPKYDAPRDFSNYVRNREWEHMQNKDIISMPDKWEYPWFATWDLAFHCVPFSLIDSRFAKHQLRLLTKEWYIHPNGQLPAYEWDFSDVNPPVHAWATFRVFKIDEKINGHPDIPFLESVFQKLLLNFTWWVNRKDRNDNNIFGGGFLGLDNIGAFDRNMQFKNGEYLEQADGTSWMAMFALNMMRIAMELALYNQVYEDMAIKFFEHYLYIAQAMETIGEKEGLWNDVDGFFYDVLQLKDGTSKNLKLRSIVGLIPMFAVEIVEHDTLEKLPGFTARMDWILKNKPVLAKLVSHWEVEGKGRKHLMSILRKTRITRILERMLDEKEFLSDYGIRSMSKIYEENPFEFKVDGHQYTVKYLPAESESRMFGGNSNWRGPIWFPINFLIVESLQRFHYYYDESLQVEYPVGSGEMRNLQFISDDLSNRLKSIFLKNENGERAFNGGNELFNKNEHFKDYIMFYEYFHGDNGRGVGASHQCGWTATVAKLIQPRKG, encoded by the coding sequence ATGAATGCTGAACAGGAACGATTACAAAACCCCGACTGGAAAACGTGGGGACCGTATGTAAGCAACCGCCAGTGGGGTACGGTTCGCGAAGATTACAGCCCAAACGGAAATGCCTGGGGATATACTACTTACGAAGAGGCATTGAGCCGGAATTACCGCTGGAGTGAGGACGGAATCGCCGGAATCTGTGACTATAAACAGAGGCTTTGTTTTGCTTTTTCGTTCTGGAACAAAAAAGATAAATTCATTAAGGAACGCTTTTTTGGACTAAGCAATTACCAGGGAAATCACGGCGAAGACATTAAAGAAATTTTTTATTATCTGGACAGCACACCTACCCATTCTTACATGAAAATGGTGTACAAATATCCAATCAACGAGTTCCCATATCAGGATTTAATTGAGGAAAATGGCAGACGCACCAAGCAGGACCAGGAATATGAACTTGCCGATACGGGAATCTTTGACGATGATGAATACTTCGATATCTTTATTGAATATGCAAAAATCAATCATGATGATATTCTTATTCGCGTTACAGTAGCCAACAGAAGCGGTAAAAAAGCGCCACTGGTATTGCTTCCCACACTTTGGTACCGTAATAACTGGGCGTGGGGTTACGGAAATTACAGGCCTCAACTAAAAAGTTCGGCGAGCGGAAAAATTGACATAGAGCACGAGGCTTTAGCAATAAAAAATTTCTACGCACGGGACGCAGCCGTTGAAGCGTTTTTTTGTGAAAATGAGACCAACAGCCAAAAAATCTTCGGAATACCTTCTGAAAATAAATTCTTCAAGGATGGCATCAACGATTATATTACCAAGGGCCTAGACAAAATAAATCCTGAGAAGGAAGGAACAAAAGCGGCGTTCTGCATTGACACGGAGATTGAAGCAGGTGAAAGTAAAACCTTCGATTTCCGGTTGAGTCCGCACGAGATGGACAATGCTTTTTATGATTTTGATGAAGTACTAAGACTCAGAAAAGAAGAATCCGATCTGTTTTACGACGAAATACAGTGCGAAATTACCGATGAAGATGAGAAAAATGTTCAGCGGCAAGCGTTTGCCGGACTTCTTTGGAACAAGCAATTTTACCATTACAATGTCTCAAAATGGCTTAAAGGCGACCCAAAGTATGATGCACCGAGGGATTTCAGTAATTATGTACGCAACAGGGAATGGGAACACATGCAGAACAAGGACATTATCTCCATGCCCGACAAATGGGAATATCCCTGGTTTGCGACGTGGGATCTAGCCTTTCATTGCGTGCCGTTTTCACTGATCGACAGCAGATTTGCAAAACACCAGCTGCGGCTGCTCACCAAAGAATGGTACATCCATCCAAACGGCCAGTTACCCGCCTACGAATGGGACTTCAGCGATGTAAATCCGCCGGTTCATGCATGGGCAACGTTCAGGGTTTTTAAAATTGATGAAAAAATAAACGGACATCCCGACATTCCTTTCCTGGAAAGCGTTTTTCAGAAACTGTTGCTGAATTTTACGTGGTGGGTTAACCGAAAAGACCGAAATGACAACAATATTTTTGGCGGCGGATTTCTTGGCCTCGATAATATCGGCGCTTTCGACCGGAATATGCAGTTCAAAAACGGAGAATATCTGGAACAGGCAGACGGTACCAGCTGGATGGCGATGTTTGCCCTCAATATGATGCGTATCGCGATGGAGCTGGCATTGTACAATCAGGTTTATGAGGATATGGCGATCAAATTTTTTGAACATTACCTCTACATTGCGCAAGCCATGGAAACAATTGGCGAAAAAGAAGGCCTCTGGAACGATGTTGACGGTTTTTTCTACGATGTACTTCAACTAAAAGACGGCACCTCTAAGAATCTAAAACTACGGAGTATTGTGGGGCTAATCCCAATGTTTGCCGTAGAAATTGTGGAGCATGATACTCTGGAAAAACTTCCCGGATTTACCGCACGGATGGACTGGATCCTGAAAAACAAACCGGTCCTTGCAAAACTGGTTTCGCATTGGGAAGTGGAAGGAAAAGGCCGTAAACATTTGATGAGCATCCTTCGGAAAACCAGAATTACGAGAATTCTGGAAAGAATGCTCGATGAAAAAGAATTTTTATCAGATTACGGCATCCGCTCAATGTCGAAGATTTACGAGGAAAATCCATTTGAATTCAAAGTGGATGGACATCAGTACACTGTAAAATATTTACCGGCTGAAAGCGAAAGCCGGATGTTTGGCGGAAACAGCAACTGGCGCGGCCCGATATGGTTTCCTATAAATTTTTTGATTGTCGAAAGTCTGCAGCGTTTTCATTATTACTATGATGAAAGTTTGCAGGTGGAATATCCTGTTGGCAGCGGCGAAATGCGGAATTTGCAATTTATATCTGATGATTTAAGCAACCGCCTGAAATCTATCTTCCTGAAAAATGAAAATGGAGAACGCGCCTTCAACGGTGGAAATGAACTCTTCAATAAAAATGAACATTTTAAAGATTACATCATGTTCTACGAGTATTTTCACGGCGATAACGGTCGCGGCGTTGGAGCGTCGCATCAATGTGGATGGACGGCGACCGTGGCGAAACTGATACAACCGAGGAAAGGGTGA
- a CDS encoding alpha/beta fold hydrolase has product MNPPLQHITLRNFKTESGNTADIHLSYEVFGRELHSAPIVLVNHALTGNSAVSGEKGWWKTLVGEDKIIDTGRFTVICFNIPGNGYEGVFIESYKDFKTKDIARIFLLGLKELKITKLHSLIGGSVGGAIGWEMLALENGLAENFIPVASDYRTTDWLHSQCLVQTFLLNHSEEPLQKARIHAMLCYRTPESINQRFNKDFDAEKGLLKSHDWLNYHGKTLNERFSLKAYKLMNQLLMTIDAKFDDIRKIKAKIHLIAVNSDLFFPEFEVKNCYEILKKSNVDVSYHEINSIHGHDAFLMEYEQLNEILMKIVN; this is encoded by the coding sequence TTGAATCCACCACTGCAACATATCACATTACGTAATTTTAAAACTGAATCAGGCAATACTGCCGATATTCATTTGAGTTATGAAGTTTTCGGCAGAGAACTTCATTCCGCTCCCATAGTTTTGGTAAATCACGCGCTTACCGGAAATTCTGCGGTTTCCGGCGAAAAAGGCTGGTGGAAAACTTTGGTTGGCGAAGATAAAATTATTGATACCGGACGGTTTACCGTAATCTGTTTCAATATTCCCGGAAATGGGTACGAGGGCGTTTTTATCGAAAGCTATAAAGATTTTAAAACTAAAGACATCGCCAGAATTTTTCTTTTGGGTTTAAAAGAACTTAAAATCACAAAACTCCACTCTTTGATTGGCGGCTCAGTTGGCGGCGCGATCGGTTGGGAAATGCTGGCGCTTGAAAACGGACTTGCAGAAAACTTCATTCCCGTAGCCTCAGATTACAGAACAACCGACTGGCTGCATTCGCAGTGCCTAGTGCAGACGTTTCTGCTCAATCATTCTGAAGAACCGCTCCAGAAAGCCCGGATTCACGCGATGTTGTGCTATAGAACACCCGAATCCATCAATCAGAGATTCAACAAAGATTTTGATGCTGAGAAAGGACTTCTGAAATCGCACGACTGGCTAAATTATCACGGGAAAACGCTCAACGAAAGATTTAGTTTAAAAGCTTACAAACTGATGAATCAACTGCTGATGACTATCGATGCAAAATTTGATGATATCAGAAAAATTAAAGCTAAAATTCACCTCATAGCCGTCAATTCCGATTTATTTTTCCCGGAGTTTGAGGTAAAAAATTGCTATGAAATTTTAAAAAAATCTAATGTGGATGTCAGCTACCACGAAATCAATTCAATACACGGACACGATGCATTCCTGATGGAGTATGAGCAGCTCAATGAAATTTTAATGAAAATTGTAAACTAA
- a CDS encoding ACT domain-containing protein: MKNQKDINIIENKALVNFEGIDFLGQIGIDSRIFRALNDAHISVGVISQQAIENGISVLVDENDADEAVECLNKEFEKERKAGKVTQIFAIKDLAVIGVVSENYNKILTELQRNKIFPLLLNQVASAGRINLVVASNQLEKTRNLIEAEIFGKPKKINLAIIGHGNVGKELIEQILDSSYEILNRKRIDLKLVAIANSRKIALNKAGFGSDWRQKINYSTQDSSIQTLIDFAKENQLENLVAVDNTASKEFVKNYYALAENGFDLVSSNKVFNTLPISEYRNFRNILSANKKNYLYETNVGAGLPLIDTIKLLHLSGENITRIKGVFSGSLSYIFNNFSVRNDKFSAIIGEAMAKGYTEPDPREDLSGNDVARKLLILARELDLINEFSDINIQNLIPEHLLEIPKEEFIARIPELDEEYQKLKEKQQSNHVLRYVGDLHGDLQQEKGELDVKLISVPANSALGQLKGSDSIFEIYTESYGENPIVIMGAGAGAKVTARGVFGDILRISENK; the protein is encoded by the coding sequence ATGAAAAATCAGAAAGATATAAACATAATTGAAAATAAAGCACTTGTTAATTTTGAAGGCATTGATTTCCTAGGCCAGATTGGTATTGATAGCCGTATTTTCCGCGCTTTGAATGATGCTCATATTTCCGTGGGTGTGATTTCTCAGCAGGCGATTGAAAACGGAATTTCCGTTTTGGTTGATGAAAACGATGCAGATGAAGCGGTTGAATGTCTGAATAAAGAATTCGAAAAGGAAAGGAAAGCAGGAAAAGTAACGCAGATTTTCGCAATTAAGGACTTGGCGGTTATCGGTGTGGTTTCTGAAAATTATAATAAAATCCTGACCGAACTTCAGCGTAATAAAATTTTCCCCTTGTTGCTGAATCAGGTTGCATCGGCCGGCCGAATAAATCTTGTAGTCGCATCAAATCAGCTTGAAAAAACAAGAAATCTTATCGAAGCTGAAATTTTCGGAAAACCTAAAAAAATCAATTTGGCGATCATCGGGCACGGGAATGTAGGAAAAGAATTGATAGAGCAGATTCTCGACAGCTCATACGAAATCCTGAACCGGAAACGTATTGATTTGAAATTGGTAGCGATTGCAAACTCCAGAAAAATTGCGCTGAATAAAGCGGGCTTTGGAAGCGACTGGCGTCAGAAAATAAATTATTCTACACAGGATTCCAGCATACAGACACTGATTGATTTTGCAAAGGAAAACCAGCTCGAAAACCTTGTAGCAGTGGACAATACCGCAAGCAAGGAATTCGTAAAAAACTATTACGCACTGGCTGAAAACGGCTTTGACCTGGTTTCCTCGAACAAAGTTTTTAATACGCTCCCCATTTCGGAATACCGAAATTTCAGGAATATTCTCTCCGCAAATAAGAAGAATTATCTGTACGAAACCAATGTCGGCGCAGGTTTACCGTTGATTGACACCATAAAACTGCTGCATCTTTCCGGTGAAAATATTACAAGGATTAAAGGTGTTTTCTCTGGTTCTTTAAGTTACATTTTCAATAATTTTTCGGTTCGTAATGATAAATTCTCAGCCATTATCGGCGAAGCGATGGCAAAAGGTTATACAGAACCTGATCCCCGCGAAGACCTTTCCGGAAACGACGTTGCGAGAAAACTTTTGATTTTGGCTCGTGAGCTTGATTTGATCAATGAATTTTCCGACATTAATATTCAGAATTTAATCCCTGAACATTTACTTGAGATTCCAAAAGAAGAATTCATTGCAAGAATCCCCGAACTTGATGAAGAATATCAGAAATTAAAAGAAAAGCAGCAAAGCAACCATGTTTTGCGTTATGTTGGGGATTTGCACGGTGATCTGCAGCAGGAAAAAGGAGAGTTGGACGTAAAATTAATCTCGGTTCCCGCAAATTCAGCACTGGGTCAACTAAAAGGTTCAGATTCAATTTTTGAAATCTACACGGAAAGTTACGGTGAAAATCCCATCGTAATTATGGGAGCCGGAGCCGGCGCTAAAGTTACTGCCCGTGGCGTTTTTGGGGATATTTTAAGAATTTCAGAAAACAAATAG